One genomic region from Bactrocera tryoni isolate S06 chromosome 3, CSIRO_BtryS06_freeze2, whole genome shotgun sequence encodes:
- the LOC120772380 gene encoding cholinesterase 1-like produces MKGITLLLTCLVYCANIGPIRANSPKVCLDGSSCVLGRFMSGNVSGSFEAFLGIPYAKPPIGDLRFSNPEEAELWNGTLSAINTTPDCIQRDYINVTKRIGGSEDCLYLNIYRPLNNTGRELPVMFFIHGGGFFTGSPSPNNVGPQYFMDTGDVILVVAAYRLGPFGFLSTNDEEMTGNFGLKDQKLALKWVKNYISAFGGDPDRVTIFGHSAGGASVHLHLMNNNKEDLFSKAIMMSGVGNSPFALPVNDPRDQVVQLAKAAGVTEAENLSSADLVQALRSIKPEDLLIAADDLKIWAEQPLVIFRPNIENDTWPGAFLTKDPMDPFIPLGTNTDIPWFIGNAPAKGEGLVIALRLASNKSLQDELNEDFIQRLSITLSLSGTCDTEAVIDALVTEYMDGKHELNNDTLNGFLELLGDRYFIHPTYRVLKSNVNSSRSDFRGILRFDYRGPYSYSPYYTNSSIDFGTAHYDDTLFLFDGPVGLSNGYSQQSPEAALVKRYVRLYQSFAENGYSDEFAVSGECNDLNFPNCENLLIVKDEEPFQTGDSWNSERMGLWDQIYDSC; encoded by the exons ATGAAAGGAATTACTTTGTTGTTAACGTGTTTGGTGTATTGTGCGAATATCGGTCCGATTCGCGCTAATTCGCCGAAAGTATGCTTGGACGGTTCATCCTGTGTGCTTGGCAGATTTATGAGTGGCAATGTGAGCGGTTCATTTGAGGCCTTCTTGGGCATACCATACGCCAAACCACCCATCGGTGATTTGAGATTCAGT aatcCTGAAGAAGCTGAGCTATGGAATGGCACCTTATCAGCAATAAATACTACGCCTGATTGTATACAACGTGATTATATCAATGTTACAAAACGGATCGGCGGATCAGAAGATTGCTTGTACTTGAATATATATCGCCCCTTG AACAATACCGGTAGAGAATTGCCAGTAATGTTCTTTATACACGGTGGTGGGTTTTTCACCGGATCACCGAGTCCAAACAATGTAGGACCGCAATATTTTATGGATACGGGTGATGTAATTCTAGTAGTGGCCGCCTATCGTTTGGGTCCATTTG GTTTTCTATCTACTAACGATGAAGAGATGACGGGAAATTTTGGACTTAAGGATCAGAAATTAGCTCTAAAATGGGTTAAAAACTACATTTCGGCTTTTGGCGGTGATCCCGATCGTGTGACTATTTTCGGTCATAGTGCTGGCGGTGCATCAGTCCATTTACACTTAATGAATAACAATAAAGAGg ATCTATTCAGTAAAGCTATTATGATGAGTGGCGTCGGAAACTCACCATTCGCTTTGCCAGTAAACGATCCTAGAGACCAAGTCGTTCAACTGGCTAAAGCTGCTGGTGTAACAGAGGCTGAGAATCTAAGTTCCGCTGACCTAGTTCAAGCATTGCGATCAATCAAACCGGAAGACTTGCTAATAGCCGCCGATGATCTTAAAATTTGGGCTGAGCAACCACTTGTAATATTCCGCCCGAATATTGAAAATGACACCTGGCCTGGTGCGTTCTTAACAAAAGACCCAATGGACCCATTCATACCGTTGGGAACGAACACTGATATACCTTGGTTTATTGGTAATGCACCTGCCAAGGGTGAGGGTTTGGTTATAGCACTTCGATTAGCAAGCAATAAGAGTCTACAGGACGAATTAAATGAAGACTTTATCCAGAGGCTAAGCATTACATTGAGCTTGTCTGGTACATGTGACACAGAAGCTGTGATAGATGCATTGGTAACGGAGTATATGGATGGTAAACACGAATTGAATAATGATACGTTAAATGGCTTTTTGGAG CTTTTGGGAGACCGCTATTTCATACACCCAACTTACAGAGTTTTAAAATCTAATGTCAATTCTAGTCGCAGTGATTTTAGAGGAATACTACGTTTTGACTATCGTGGACCCTATTCATATAGTCCATATTATACAAATAGCTCAATAGATTTCGGTACTGCACACTACGATGATACGCTGTTTCTGTTTGATGGTCCAGTTGGATTATCAAATGGTTATTCACAGCAGTCTCCTGAGGCAGCGTTGGTTAAACGCTATGTGAGGCTATATCAGTCTTTTGCCGAAAATGG TTATTCAGATGAATTTGCTGTCAGCGGAGAATGtaatgatttaaattttccGAATTGTGAAAATTTGTTGATCGTAAAAGATGAGGAGCCGTTCCAAACTGGCGATTCTTGGAATAGTGAACGAATGGGATTGTGGGACCAAATATATGATTCTTGCTAA